The following is a genomic window from Labeo rohita strain BAU-BD-2019 chromosome 15, IGBB_LRoh.1.0, whole genome shotgun sequence.
CGTCTCCGATGGTCTTCAGCTGTATGGCCACCCTCTCTACCGCCTGCTCCTCCAGCCTGGGATCGTCCACTGCGGTGGAGCTGCTGGACGTCGAGTCTTCGGAGGAGCTCTGGCTGTCTGTTAGCAGATCAGGCAGGGGAAGCCGCCTTTCTCTGGGGCTGGAGAGTTCCTGTTCTGTACCTAAATCAAAACaagaacagtaaaataaatactgactgTACAAAACTCCCTCTTAAAAATCTTGAATAGATCAGTGTACACATATTAATCATTACTCGGtcaaaaatacttatttttaacttctaaattaaaaaattcataAATACGTACATATAGTTTCagtctttaaataaatttagatatttttgtttctttgaaccctttccaacaatgactgtatgattttgagagccatcttttcacactgaagacaactgagggactcatatgcaactattacagaaggttcaaacgctcactgatgcttcagcaggaaaaacaatgtattaagagccggggggtgaaaacttttgaacagaatgaagatgtgtacatttttcttattttgtatttagtacagcccttcagaagctatagaagataCATACATGggtcccagaagacaaaataagttaaatgtaccctgatcttcaaattccaaaagttttcaccccctcggctcttaatgcattgtgtttccttctgaagcatcagtgaatgtttgaaccttctgtaatagttgcatatgagtccctcagttgtcctcagtgtgaaaagatgaatctcaaaggggacctgaaggatttttctgaagaacagcaggcagtttaactgttcaggacaaacaagggactcatgaacaactatcactaaacaaaaaaatgtggatcattcaggtaacaacacagtattaagaatcaacttttgaacggggtattttttataaatttaactattatttttccttgtggactatatgtaaatgtcttttatgtgaaatatcttattcaggtcagtactaaacaaaaaataacatgcagtttatatgatccctattatttttggtaaaataattaacattttgcagattctgcaaggtatatgtaaacttttgacctcaactgtatatacataaaTTTTACACATTTGAACTAGTTTACAACCTGAACTAaacctttatttaataaaacatacatttatataaaatctaGAGAGATTTGTTGACCTTGACACGATTTTGAGGGTCTGAAGGggtactttttatattttaccacttcctgttttatgtttttgtgtttttttgtgcatgtttCCGTGTGTTGGCGGCACCACGTGAATTTGACTTAGTAGACAAAGGTGtatttgtaacactttacaatgaggttcattagttaacattagttaactactttagttaacatgaactaagaatgaacaatacttctacagcatttattaatcttagttaatgttaatttcaacatttactaatgcattattaacagttaatgcactgtgaactaacatgaacaatgaatgactattttatcaaagaaataataaaacattttaccaaaatactTATTATGCcaaaatactaaattattttttcaattagatgtttttcttcacataaccctaacatttttaacttaaattttaaaaaacattaaaattgttcTTAATtaggaaataaaaaacaagaggTCAATTCATGTCATTTGATGTACACatcttaatgtatttttgaataaattaataattaagattaaaaatatataattgacTCATTCATGTTCCTCAGCACTCATGGCTGTTTTAAGCATACTGTTTGTACTTAAAAGACTAGTTGTGCAACTGATCCATTGAGAGTCGTTATGTGTTGTCATACTATCTGTTAATTCTGTCAAACTATTACCAAGGTTCATTTAGCATAACTACTTTGAGTAAAAACGCCACTGGGGCAATGTTAACAGTTCTCATATCATTTCATGACAAAACCGTGATATATGCGACTGTCGCACAAGTTCAGTTAAGGCCGCTATTATTTAACAACCATTAAACAGGCAGACATGCAAAGAAGTGGGTAATCTAACCAAATACAGATTCAGCAGAGATTACAATAGCAGTGAGATTTCAAACACAATGGCGAGCCAAATTCTCTATTGTACTTTAGTATGCATGTGATGTCATATGTTGAGCcacaatgtttgttttgttaggTCGGTTCTATAAGCACGATATAACATTCACATGCTATTCACTACAGTAACGGTAGCACCAATACCATCTGATTAACTGTATGACCGATCAGTAACTTTCATTGATTGAATGCAAACGTCAAGTCCttattgtttatgtaaatatatatcatCCCTGAATAAGTACTACtattgtaatatgtgaccctggactacaaaaccagtctgaagtcACATATTAGTAGCAATAACCAGCaatacgttgtatgggtcaaacttatcgatttttcttttatgccaaaaatcattaggatattaagtaaaaattatgttccataaagatattttgtaaaagttctaccgtaaatatatcaaaacttaattttggattagtaatacgcattgctaaggacttaatttggacaactttaaaggtgatgtactcaaatgttttgatttttttgcaccctcagattccagattttcaaatagttgtatctcgaccaaatatcgtcctattataacaaacaatacatcaatggaaagcttagctttcagattatgtatacatctcagtttcaaaaaattgacccttatggcttgttttgtggtccagggtcacatatgggaTAACACACTACCTTTTTTCTTTACTTGTAGCTCCTTACTTGCTAACCTTATGTGACtacttaaaggggacatcagatgaccattttccacaagttggtataattctttagggtcttcatgacatactttggttaaaatttgtCAGTGGTCATGTAAATCACCCTTTTTACCctatcaaaaacagctctgttcacagcgagctGTTTCGGTGCATatctctttaaataataatgagctactgctgactccacccctctctttagttttttgtgtatttggcgGCGTGTtaccaacaaaaacaaaactacacaACACTGTGTCCTCAGTGGCGGGACAGCATACAACTGGCCAAGGacagaaatatgctaatacatgACAGTCCATCAGCggtcgtgggcggggcctgagcaatatgacatcatactgctcattAAATCAAAACGGATTggtaattgagactgtttaggttttttgggggtttaaaaaaaaggaagtgaatggatttttattattgtaaagtgGTTGtatccacacactgctaagacacatttatacgCAAACACTACATAAAAGTGTGAGTGTTTTAAAAGATTAACCATAAATAAGAATATGTTTTTCTTGCTTTCCACGCAAGTATGCACAGAGAAAATGCCTCCGTGTAGAGGATTAGAGGCGCAGCCGTAAGAATCTGCTGATCCTCGGCGCAGGTGACTTGAGAGAGCGGGAGCGCTGGGTTCTGGCTTGTTGCCAGGGTAACTGCAAGCCGGTGCAGCCTGAGCTGAAATCCAGCCATTGGTGGACAGGAATGAGGGGTTGGCTGGGATAGGGTGGACAGTTGGAGGACAGGGAGGGACCAGGGCAAGGCTATCAGCTAGTGAGGAAAGCCTTCAAGGAGGAGTGTCAGCAAAAGTGTCAGATAAGGTTAACTGATAGCTAAAGTGAGGTTAAAAACATGAGGAAAAGAGGAGCGAGAGACACTGAGGCGATACGCGATTCTCTGTGACAGGCCGGCATTGTGGACTGTGCAGCATTTGACAGGAAGCCAACAGCTAAGAACATGTCTAAACATGTCTCATCAAGAGCTCTCTGACTAGGGAGGGGAGGGCACTTCCTGGTGCATTTTAACCCTTGGAGTCAAAGCCAGTGATTTTCTGAAtctcatttaaatatattatgttaatGATTTTCCAACAGTGCAAATCACATAAAGCTAGAATCTAACCTGTATTATCCCTGAGTGGATTGTCCTGCTGCTGGACGCTGTCCGAGCTGAAGGCATCTTGTGTGGAGACGTGGGTTAGTGGTGGTAAGACAGTGCTGGTTTGTGTAGCAATGGTTCGGTGCCGGTGGCAGGGCGGGATGATGCTGCCGCTTGGCCAGGCGTCCTGACGCAGTACCTCCATCCGGCAGCTGTTCGGTGCTCCGGGGTTGCGATCAGCTGTCCTTCTTTCCATCTCTGGCCGGGCCATACCAGATACAACCTTGAAAGTAGAAAAGCAGAAACATGTTACAGAAAACAACAGACGTGTTTGCATGCCATCTGTCTGGTTTAAAAGTGCAGCTGGATGCAAATGACATCATatgtttttgcatgcaaattaAAGAGCAGAGGAGtcgaaattatttttattctatagcccaaaataaagatgaaaataaCTGTGCACTCATCtagatttaacaaaataaacagttataataaaataaacaaataaaataataattcaaaactTCAAACCcaaaaagataataaataaatacatttgcaaacagtttatcttaatggaacaaataatagtaataaataatgataataataataataataacaaacattataaaatgaaaataaatttgcaatcaTTTAgacaatgtaataataataatcataaatcaaaacttaaaaacaaaaaagatgatgaaaataaatttgtaaactTTTAGACTTaatggaacaaataaataataataacaataaatatataaaacccaaatgatgattaaaataaattttcacTTATTTAGACTTGatggaataaataataataattataaaaacaaaaaatataaaataaaatacatttaaatgtcagacccaaatgatgatgaaaataaatttgcaattattttgacttaaagtaataataataataataataaataaataaaaacttcaaactcaaaaaaattatgatacttaataataaaaaataataaaatatatatatataaaataaaatacatttaaatatcataCTCAAATGAGGATTAAAATTTGCAGTCGTTTAGACTTAatggaataaataataataacgacaaacaaacaaacaaaaaataatacgtTTGCAATCATTTAGatttgatataataataataacaataataataaaataataataataataatatcaaaaccTTAAACCcaaacaattataaaataaatttgcaaacaTTTCAGACATAAtggaacaaataataataaaaaatgaataaataaataaataaatacaaaatatataaataaaatacatttaaatttcagaaccaaatgataatgaaaataaatctgcaatcATTTAGACTTAAtggaacaaataataataataataatagtaatactactactaataataataacaataatacacttacgtaatataaaataaaacatcatccCCAAGTaatgatgaaaataaatttacaatCATAACCTAatgaaatacataataataataataataataataataataataataataataataaaatcaaaacttcAAACCCAAAGGatgatgaaaataaatttgcaaacatttaaacttaatgcaacaaataacaataataaaacaataataacaaaaatatatataaaataaaatacacttaaataacagacccaaaaataaatttgcaatcgTTTAGATTTAATGGACGCACATTTAAGAaagtcaaaaaataaacaaaaatcaaaacatccTAGCAATGCATTTTTCTTATCTGACCCAGCAACCTATATTTTGAGCGTCCACAAGATGGCAGAAACTACAGCCTCGTGTTCACGGatgtgtttgtaaacaaatccgTGCACGCGAGGTCACACACCGCTTCTCCCGCGCTTCAACTCGATCTTACACGCGACAGTGAGTCTCTTTAACACTCGGTGCATTTAAAAAAGCTTCATTCCACTGGAATGCATATTACATTTTCCTAATTACGACACTGACTATGATTTTATCGATTTGTCTCAATTGGCAGCAAGAGCTGGTGTGGAAATTTTGAAGCGTCGGAAAAACTGGCAACTACAAACGCAAAGCCGGTGACTTGTTCAGTGATGCAAGGTTTTGAAGAGGTGGAAGATTTTGGAAACTGACAGTTCATTGACACACAGCACAGTTCATATGCTTGTTTTATTATCATCTTTAAATAGCCGGTTGTCATACTACAAACGTTACACGTTGTACAAAAATCAAGTAATGTAAGTGCGTTTTGAAGCACAGTagctggtttttagctggtCTGAGCTGTTTATTTGTGGTTGACCAGTTAACAGGTTCCAAAACCAGCTTGACTGACCACCTGGTAGCTGGTCGAGCAGCTTGCACCTGAACAAATGAGCAGCCCAGACCAGCTAGAAACCAACTGTATTCCAAAACACAGCTATAATCTTAAActggatttttcagcaggggaGAAAAACATCAAACCCCTCTTTTTTGCACGAACAGTAACATGTTAACTAAACGACACATTTCTCTGATCGAACccttaaaatgacttttaatcGTGCAACACAATGCTGATcctgtcatttttaataatacttttgaTAAATAATAAGCAGTAATGTGCCACATATCGATGCCTGCAAACAACAAAGAGATGCTGGTTCAACAAGAATAAAAACACACTTGTGCTTACCTTCAAAATGTGTTGTAAGTCAGTGGGTGTTATTCCAGGGTTGTAATGCTCTGACACCAGTTATGTGTCGTgctttaaaaacactgcattagaTGTCCGTTCATGTTATTCCACAGCCGGAGGAAGGAAAACGGTGTCAGTGTGTTTAGATCGGGAGTTAAGTCGTGTGCTTGTGAAGATGAAGCTGTTGGGTTATGATGACAGCAACTTGCTTTCACTCCCGCGAAGTGCTCGCTTAAAGCCACACCCCTCCTGTCTCACAACAAGTCCTGACATGCTCGTCATAGAGAGCggacccacacacacacacacacaacagtaCAGGAACTAACAGCCCTTCACGCTGTTGTTTGTTGATTCGCAATCCGAGTGGCTCGATGTAGTATGTACTGACTGTGCTGTACTGAGTACTGAGATCCTGCCGATGCTTATCGGTTTCCCAGTGTATTTTATTGGTGTCGCTGTTTTGCATACAGTACTGCTGTATATataagaaaatgaaaaagttaaaaaaaattatatatatattttatttttttgcaccctcagaacatatatatatatacacaccaccgttcaaaagtttggggtcagtaagacttgtaatagtctttaaagtagtctcttatgctcatcaaggctgcatttacttgattaaaaatatagaaaaaaaacagtaatattgcaaaatgtttttacaatataaaataatgttttttattttaacatactttaaaatagaatttattcctgtgatgacaagctgaatttttatcagctgttactccagtcttaagtgtcacatgatccttcagaaatcattctaatatgccgatttattATAAGAATGATCAATGTATTGATCAAtgaccaaatattttttggaacctgtgatttttttttttttcaggattctttcatgaataacaagtttaaaaagtacagtgtttattcaaaatataaatattttataacaatgtaaattatttgttattaacttttaataaacttttaattattaacttaatacgtccttggtgaataaaagtattaatttctttaaaaaaaaaaaaaaaaaaaaaaaaaaaaaacaataaaaatgtactgaccccaaacttttgaacggtagtgtatgttctgagggtaaaaaaaaaaaaaaaaaaaaaaatatatatatatatatatatatatatatatatatgttctgtgggtgtaaataaataaaaataaaaatactgagaaaatgacctttaaagttgtccaaatgaagttcttaacaatgcatattactaatcagaaattacgttttgatatatttacagtaggaaatttacaaaatatcttcatggaacatgatcttagtATCTGATTTTTAGCGTAGaagaaaaatttatcattttgacccatacaatgtaattttgtctattgctacaaataatacccgtgctacttaaggtccagggtcacatatgatctTTTATTCATCTGAAGCTTGATGGATtacaatgtaatgtaatgtaattacatATGAACTGTACTAGTAATTCTATGTGATTGTCATTCTTATGCCATTGTGTTATTATTTATGACAGCACACATTCAGCACGACTGACTTGCcactgtaatgtaaaaaacaaacaaggaaaCAAACAGagtattatattaaatgtgttgTTAACTGATATTTTGTTTGCAACCGTGCAAATTTCATATAAATTTGTTGTGCCgttttttaaatcttgcaaCAGTggtaaacaaaaccaaaaccaaaactatacaaaaaaaaacaaacaaacaaacaaaaaaaaaaagcattttgctatttaatatatagtatgaagcccgtttccaccactgaataaaaaaatgtaaaaaggtaaTTCCGactttctgtttcacaattctgacatttttctcacaattccgtgatataaactcacaattgtgagaaataaagtcttagaattacgagataaaaacatgcaattctgacttttgtttctcataattctatataaacttgcaattgtgagttataaagtccaatttcgAGGAGGAAAAGACGTGTTTTCAGAATCGCgattttacatctcacaattctgacttaaaaactcgcaattaaaGTCAGAAAAGtcagaaactcacaattgtgagaaagtcaaaattgccaATTATAAACTCGcgattcagaggaaaaaagtaaattgtagatataaacttgtaattgtgaaggggaaaaaaatcacaattgcgagataaattcacaattctgagaaagaaagtcataattgtaagaTAAACTCGAAGTTCTCAGgacaaaaaagtcacaattgtgagatacaaactcgaaATTCAAAAACACAATTGTGAAACCTAAATTCGCGATTTTAAGAAAGTCACAagtgagagatataaacttaagattctgagggggaaagtcggaattgtgagatataaatcgcaattttgagggaaaaaaatcaca
Proteins encoded in this region:
- the bbc3 gene encoding bcl-2-binding component 3 encodes the protein MARPEMERRTADRNPGAPNSCRMEVLRQDAWPSGSIIPPCHRHRTIATQTSTVLPPLTHVSTQDAFSSDSVQQQDNPLRDNTGTEQELSSPRERRLPLPDLLTDSQSSSEDSTSSSSTAVDDPRLEEQAVERVAIQLKTIGDEMNAVFLQRNAVPRWQNWRGLYHGLVAFVADTINALYQHGFR